AGAATTGGTTTCTATGAATATCTCTTCTTCAGCTTCATCAACCTCTGAGTTTCTGGCATCAGCTGATTCTGGTTTCCCACACGAAGAGCAATCTATGTTTGAAACTGTTTGACTCTCTTCGGGCGTTGCACTACTTGGTTCTGAGTGTTTGTCACATTCAGAATTCTCAGAAGTGCTACAATCATTATCTGATGTGCCAGAATCTGCAGCTTGAATGTCAGGTGCGTCAGATGATCCCTGTTCATCGATTTCTTTACTAACACAATCAAACATAtcaattttctcatttttctccTGATCATGCGTCTCTGATGTATCAGTTGATGTTTCAGGCATACTAAAATAGTTGTCCGAATCAGCAGGAATGATTTCTGAGTCACTTGAAACACAGGTATCAAGTTTATCAGTCGATACATCAGGTTTCCTTGTGAAAACATTTTCATCACGATCTAAAATCACAGCACCAGATTCATCAGTTTTAGTCGGAACACCATGAGCCTCAGCAAAATAAGAAAAAACATAGTTCCAAGCATAAAGGCCATTTTTATTAGAAATAACATTATCAGCAGCACTTCGATGTGATTCATCATCCTCTTTAGACTTCTCTTCAGTTCTTACTGACTCTGCACACAAACTAGAACAGTTAGTATTTTTAACAGAATCAGAATTTGGTGAACTTTCCTTCATCTCCTCTGCGGGTTCGCTAACTGGTTCCGTTTTCGTTTCAGTTTCGGCTTCTGTATATACTACGGTTTCATTTATCTGATCGGACTTATCTGCTGATTTATTTTGAATATTTTCATTTTTGACAAAACTCATTGGTTTCTTGAAATCAGCATGGGGATTCTTTTTAAACTTAGATGGATCATATTCAACATAATCACTAGGTTTGCCATACATCATAGTGTCATAATTTTCCATCTCCTGCTCAGTGATTGGCAATCTGGAATAATTATGATTGTATGGTGGCGGAACCTGTTTATATCCCAAACCCTTTCCCTTGTTTTCTTGATATGGCAATCTGGAATAATTACACAAATTTTGAACTGTGGCACTGGAAGTGTCACACTTTTTGATGTTTAACTCGTTCTATTTGTATTTTCCAGTGAGGAGCTCTAGCTCACCCTTCACAGAGTCACATTCAAGAGTTTTGACTGTGAGTCTATGTTTGTAGTCGTGAACCCAACATTGTTGTTGATTCACGTCTCTGTGAAGTTGAGCTGTGTCCTTCTTAAGTGCGTCAATCTTTTCATAGAGAATTTTATTGTTCTTTCAAAGACCGATGTACTTTGTCATGACACTGTTGTAATCATCCATCATTTTAGAATTGAGTGCCCTAAGTTGTGCAACCCTATTCCTGCAATGCCCAGTACACAACAGATAGTTGACAGTGTCAATGAGCGATCTTGGTTTGTCTGGCTGAGTTTGGACTTGGGCTTGGGGTGCTGGTTTGGCCACTACATCAGGATGAGATACTGTTGATTGTGGGGCCTTCAAATAAGATGATGTAGCAGCCACAGGTGACGGTGAAGCTGAGGGAATCTGAGTGGCGTTGGAATGAGTAACAAATGGAGACGTAGCAATGACCTTCTGACGGTTGGACATAGATGACAACGTGCTTGCGAGATTCTGACTCCTCTGCTTGTCCACCTGGAAGTATTCATTGACTAAGTAGATTACATCTCTCGTTTCCGTTGTGCAATGATTGCATTTTCCCATAATAATAGCAACACGATAGTCCCATGTCTTGCTTCGAGGCAATCTATACAAAAAGGCTCTGTTAATCCTACGAAGTGTCACATACAGTCCGCTCTTCTCAATTTCAGAAAGCAGCAGTGTAAACCTTCTGATTACGTCTTCTACGCTTTCACCCTCAATGAAACCGAAACTATCAAGTTGTTCTGAGAGAAATTGACGTTGAGAATCAATACTTGGAGAAGTCATTGTCAAACCAAGTTATCGTAGAACACGAGCCACGACAAGAAACAATGCACACACTAATTCGAGCACGTCGCAAATGTACGAACTAGTTTCCTTTAGCGCAGCTCAAACCTGTTGAAACCGTTTCACCGAAACAAAACAAACTCCTctgcgttttttttttaattttataaccctttttagattttttttatttttctaaattttttaatttttaaaatataataattaataatttttaatatattatataaaatccTTTTAATCCatattaaaataaactatttattatattataattatatattttaaaatcTAATATAATAACTATTAATCATTTAGTCATGTTTACctaattattgttattattattattattataataataataattattattgaAATCCTTAAACGACAAAATCAAAACGACAATTTCAAGTGTCGTTTCTGTCTTCCTCGTAATCAAGTCTCAAACCCTAATATGATATTCAGCCGCCGTCAACAGAAACGTCGTCTTCTTCGTTTCGATCAAGATCCTAATTGTTAACTCCAACCGCCAAACTGATGAGGACGATGATGATGACCCGCGATTTGGCTGGAAACGATGAAGGTAGAACGTAGACGAAGTGGTTATTCGAAGGTGGATGTAGTCGGAGTTGCAGGTCGTCGGTGATACGGTGGTCGTCGGAGAAGAAGACCGGAGACTTAACGACGGTGATGGTGGTGACGGAGGGTGACTAGAAGTATCTCGGATCAAGTGATGTTGTTCGATTGCGGATGATTACGGATGAGGAATGATGAAGAAAGATATGATTTCGGATAAAGAACAATGATTTCGGATGAGATGATGTTGTTCCAGACGATTTCGGATTGAGAAGGTGATTGATTACGGATGATAAATGTTGAAGATTACGGATGAGGATGCGATCCGAGATGCGAGTTGTTGATTGTCCGAAATGACGATCCCGATGATTTCGGATTAAACGAGATGATTCCGGATGAAATTTGTATGATGTCGGGTGATTTGGGATGAAATATGATGATGACGTGATTATATGAGATGATGAGTTCGGATGAAAACAAAGCAATAATGATGTAACAGTGTGACAAGAATGTTCAAAAGATGGAATACTACGGCTGATGATGATGTTGACTTGAATACGATGATGACAGAATGTAACAGATGATCATGATTTTGATTGTAATAAAGGAGTTTTTTTAACACCTTTCAAAAAGTCAAATTAGCAAAATATAGTTATTTTCTGAAGAATGCGAAGAATACGATGAAGAAACCGAAGAACGAGATGAAGATCTTCAACaaaaaaaccaatttttttttgagAGTTTGATATCAAAGTGGCTCTattaccaattgtaagtcccggaaaaacggatcaaacaacgatatcaaacgatcaacaaggatgggcggaatccaaacttgatgatcttcaagaaatcaagaacaatAAAGATGAAGATTTGATGATTCAAAAGCTTAAACTTGCATACAATTAGAATTGTCTAATGTAAGTTTCTAAAACTAAGGAACCAACCTTAGCCCTTAATTTCCATCAACTATTTATAGGGAGGGTTTCCCCCTAAACCCTAGGCCCATTTCCCTAAAGCCCACTCTATTACCCCACATTCTAGAAGCCTTGGTCCATTAACCAATTAATctactaatccataaacctatAGGGCCTAACAGGTACTCGTGTTCGCCGAAGGAACTTGAGTTACGATTGttgaagacgcaagactgtgagttcatgtccccgtTTTCTTTTAAGTGTTTACAGTTTTATAACTTCGTGGGTGAAGTAGATGTTTCAAATGTTTACAAAATACTTACAAAACTattacaattggtatggttagctacggaaagtacagtagatcatgtgaatgggtaggcgcactcctaagaccattaatcctcgtattaggaccgagggacatgagtgatagatctatttgggtgtagcgagcccacacccatgaggaccagtgtggcccatgaggtgactatgtcttacagccggaggcccggtacaaatttgctaggtatGAGCCTTCCTACGCCGTTACACgtatgttaatggccttgcaaaccattaatcgaTCTGTTTCCTTattttgctttcataccgggatttacaaacatacacacatacactgattacaaaggttttattcatTCATACAAAcaacacatgaacttgctcaacttttgttgatgttttcaaaatacatgtatttcagggaattagtagtggatctggcgggcgttggatgTTTCAAGCTGCGTTAAGAACAAAAAGATGTCATCTGAAGTCAATGGGTTTAGAAtatgtatcttaatcctggatgAGATACATGGTTCTAAACTCGGTTTTATTTAAGGTCTTTTGTCAAGTCCTCGTGaactttttaaaacatgttgcataGTTTGTAATTTAAATTCGAAGTCTACGTTCCAAACAATTATGTTGTGATATTTTCAAACTAaatttatggatgaacatcttctgttttatcatatagttgttgttatgattgaatgcaatggtattaagaaagtcacaccataatcacgcttccgcaaaagtcagggtgtgacataattTTTGGGAGTATTTAGCTGCGTATAGAGTATTTAACATTTTCATGAATAAAAAACGATTCGTAAACAATCTAAGCAAACAGTTTGCACGGTTAGACTCGGTTgatttttaggaaaaaaaaaaacagttcttggacattatatatcattggattcgtcttctCGAGACGAGTCTAACGGTACAATTTGGTAAAAACTATTTTCGGTCTGTTTTTAAACGATTTTAGCGAGCTGGTTCGGTAAAACTGTCAGGCATGTCAAATTTGAACAAGTTGTTGagaatggagcatgaggttggcacaaCGAACAAACCTCCTAAAATGATGATGGTATAAAATTACCTCACATGGAAAGATAGATTTCGGTCTTTTATCGAATATCAGGGCACACGGATGTGGATCTTTATTCAAGAGGGATACGTGAACCCAACACATGATTTTGAAGGCAGATAACGTCACACTGCCTGTGTTAACATGCAAGAGGCAGATAGAAAATGTacgaggctgaaaagagagctttaGCTGCAATCAAGATGTCTTTACCAGATGGCATCAAACGTACATTCAAAAAGTACACTACGTCGAAGGAGATGTGGGATGCTCTTGAGAAGAGGTATCAAGGAAATGCTGATGTTAAGAAAAACAAGGTTGACCTACTAAAGAAGCAGTTTGCGGTCTTTAAGTGTATGAGAAATGAGTCACTTGAAGATATCATCACCAGATACAATCATTTAATGTCAGAAATGGACACTTATGAAATAGATACCTACACTGACATAGAGATTAATGATAAGCTGCTCGATGCTTTACCTGTAAAGTGGGATATTTCTACGCTCATGATAAAGGGGGAAACAAACTATGAGACGAAAGACCTAGAAGAGGTTGTTGGAAAGCTGAGAGCTTACGAGCTcaacatgaagaagaaggaaacgggatatgatcaggttcaggATCCGGGAGTGAGACGAAAGACCTAGAAGAGGTTGTTGGAAAGCTGAGAGCTTACGAGCTcaacatgaagaagaaggaaacgggatatgatcaggttcaggATCCGGGAGTTTACAATGGACtaccatcttcttcatctcacaatgCTTCTAGTGATTATGCAACTGGTTTTTCTCTtatgtgagaatgagcaggttacCATGAATGCGGAGGGTGATGTGTGTTTCGTTGCTTCTTCAGGAGGTTCAATAGGAGTTAAGTGACAATCAGCTAGCAATCAGAATAGCAACACCAAGTCTATGCCTATGAGTGTGAAGGCGGCTGAAGAACATCTTACCTTGCTTGCTTCATTTTTTGACTCTTACGAGaactatattcagggaaagatatctgatcctgctacttttgatgaagattatgatcagattgaccctgatgatttAGAAGAAATGGATCTACagtggcaaatggccatgatttctagaaGAGTTAACAAGTTTATGAATAGAACAAGAAGGAAGTTTGTGGGGAAGAGTGTTAGGTCCAAagttttacgcttatctttattaTGTTAAGTTATGTTTATTAGGTTTAGATTAGGTCTTGggcttgggctaggccatgtgggccaatggggTAAAGGCTCCTATAAACAGTCATGATTAGATTGTTAGTAGTAGAGCTCTCATATTGTGTAACAATGTAATCCTCAAATGAGAGCCTTGTACCAGACAATCCCAgagattgtgtgcaaggttctcggAGATCATACCAGACAGTCTTCAAGACTGTGTGCGACCTAAGCAGTGGCACTGAGTTCTTTGTTCTTGTCGGTTTGATCTTACTTTCTGCATTCGATCGAACCGTAGAGTGATGTCACGGGTTTTTCGggactaacaagtggtatcagagccattgaagtctTTCAAAGGCTCGGTTTTGACATCACTCGGAGAACAAAAAGAAGGTTTTGCATAGTGTCTGGGATGTGTATTCGTCAAAAAGGTgttacggtggtggtggtggtggctttTCGGTTACGAGCGCTGTACAGTGATTGGATTTTGTAGGTTGAACAGTGGATGACGGTGAAGATGGTTCAACAAATAGAGGTGGCGACTGTTTGTGTGGGAGGCGGAAAGGCAGGATTTGGTCGGAGATGACGTAGGTGGTCGCCGGACGTAACAACAACAACGATCAGTGGTCGTCAAAGGGAGTCGGAGTTGATGAAGATGATGGCAGGTTGttattgtaggatcgttgttgaacccgaatgagtcgatcagaagagtcgtttatccgtttcaaaggcggaatcaatgaaacggacgctcaaactaattattatgcctcttgtattgatttaacactgattacaacctgagaacaatttggcagcacttcgttacactttctggttccgtgccaaatgaaacaaacaatgcactatttatacttgacatgatttcgcttttatgaccagatgccttatgagcgaaatcagaagcttctgatttcgctccaagtgaccttggtccatatgagcgaaatcacactcTTAGCCactaatgtaacaccccgtgttttcgaatgtcaaagtcaaaatcaaagtccaagtcaactttgacttctttgactgttaatgttctttttgctttttgtattatgtggagtaaatgttgtctaaataaaatgatcgaatgtttaatcaatgcgaccgatttacgactgtgaatagtaggaagtaacaatgcgataaagttaatcaatcaataatcaagttaatcgactcatcaatcgaactcgagactcgaactatgcaAAACTGGTGTTGAAATACTTACgtatgtgtgtgccttatgtgttacttgtgcgtgtttactttatgttttgtgtggtattcaatcgaattaatcgaaactcgaatcgaaactcgaaaagcaatcaaactcaatcgaaaccgacatcgaaacatgAAATATAGaggattgtatgttagatatagtgttgggactgaaagtaatttgactaggaactctaccGTATTCgaatcatcgtccatcgaaatcgaaatatcgagaACCGTCGCGAAACATTCAAAAggggttgctgatcgaacaggaagcatcctgatcgaacaggccagccgatcggctagcactttccTGGCCGATCGAGCATGCCAGTCGATtggagatcctggccgatcggttgc
This genomic stretch from Helianthus annuus cultivar XRQ/B chromosome 8, HanXRQr2.0-SUNRISE, whole genome shotgun sequence harbors:
- the LOC110870096 gene encoding papilin-like; translation: MENYDTMMYGKPSDYVEYDPSKFKKNPHADFKKPMSFVKNENIQNKSADKSDQINETVVYTEAETETKTEPVSEPAEEMKESSPNSDSVKNTNCSSLCAESVRTEEKSKEDDESHRSAADNVISNKNGLYAWNYVFSYFAEAHGVPTKTDESGAVILDRDENVFTRKPDVSTDKLDTCVSSDSEIIPADSDNYFSMPETSTDTSETHDQEKNEKIDMFDCVSKEIDEQGSSDAPDIQAADSGTSDNDCSTSENSECDKHSEPSSATPEESQTVSNIDCSSCGKPESADARNSEVDEAEEEIFIETNSEETHEILEPEENGSTEINSTVDSIDETEEEISVETNSAKTPENIVSEEKESVEVNSTDDSTLDPKGSDSEESISNKAKSTESAPSKKK